A genomic stretch from Ooceraea biroi isolate clonal line C1 chromosome 3, Obir_v5.4, whole genome shotgun sequence includes:
- the LOC113561593 gene encoding uncharacterized protein LOC113561593, translating into MQSQFKNFISKIGGQGARDNIKRILERLFTNEVAIKCLWKGKKNNFRVNNLNLIIIMKEIILDTHPTVKEIEFETECADWLRFAKQRFDRENKKKE; encoded by the exons ATGCAATCTCAGTtt aaaaattttatttcaaaaattgggGGCCAAGGAGCTCGtgataatataaaacgaatattAGAACGATTATTTACAAATGAAGTAGCAATAAAATGCTTatggaaaggaaagaaaaataattttcgtgtaaataatttaaatttaataataataatgaaag aaataattttagacACTCATCCAACTGtaaaagaaatagaatttGAAACTGAATGTGCCGATTGGTTGCGTTTTGCCAAACAACGATTCGATcgagagaataaaaaaaaggaataa